One stretch of Tenrec ecaudatus isolate mTenEca1 chromosome 18, mTenEca1.hap1, whole genome shotgun sequence DNA includes these proteins:
- the ZFP36 gene encoding mRNA decay activator protein ZFP36 — protein MDLSAIYESLLSLSPDLPSTRGGTESSLGWPSSGSWSSVDSSPATVTPRLPGRSTSLVESRTCAWVPPPPGFAPLAPRPGPELSPSPTSPTATPANSSRYKTELCRTFSESGRCRYGAKCQFAHGQSELRQANRHPKYKTELCHKFYIQGRCPYGSRCHFIHNPKEDLATTGHPHMLRQSISFSGLPSGRRTSSPPAGLPGPSLSCSFSPSSSPPPPPGDLLLSPSAFSAAPGTPVPRRDPIPTCCPSCRRTTPSNVWGPMGGLARSPSAHSLGSDPDEYASSGSSLGGSDSPVFDGGILGMPQPPTAPRRLPIFNRISVSE, from the exons ATGGACCTCAGCGCGATCTACGAG AGCCTACTGTCGCTGAGCCCTGACCTGCCATCTACTCGGGGAGGTACTGAGTCCAGCCTGGGATGGCCTTCTTCTGGATCTTGGAGCTCAGTGGACTCTAGCCCCGCCACGGTGACCCCCCGCCTGCCCGGGCGTTCTACCAGCCTGGTGGAGAGCCGCACCTGCGCCTGGGTGCCACCTCCTCCAGGTTTCGCACCCCTGGCTCCTCGACCCGGCCCTGAACTGTCACCTTCACCCACCTCACCCACCGCAACCCCAGCCAACTCCTCCCGCTACAAGACTGAGCTGTGTCGGACCTTCTCGGAGAGCGGACGCTGCCGGTATGGGGCCAAGTGTCAGTTTGCCCACGGTCAGAGTGAGCTGCGCCAGGCTAATCGCCACCCCAAATACAAGACCGAACTCTGCCACAAGTTCTACATCCAGGGCCGCTGCCCCTACGGCTCACGCTGCCACTTCATCCACAACCCCAAGGAGGACCTGGCCACCACCGGGCACCCACACATGCTACGCCAGAGCATCAGCTTCTCCGGTCTGCCATCCGGCCGGCGGACCTCCTCACCACCAGCGGGCCTCCCAGGCCCTTCCCTGTCCTGCTCCTTCTCACCCTCCAGTTCCCCACCACCGCCCCCTGGGGACCTGCTGCTCTCACCCTCGGCCTTCTCTGCTGCCCCTGGGACCCCTGTGCCCAGAAGGGACCCCATCCCAACCTGCTGCCCCTCCTGTAGGAGAACCACTCCCAGCAATGTCTGGGGGCCCATGGGTGGCTTGGCTAGAAGCCCATCTGCACACTCCCTGGGCTCCGACCCTGATGAGTACGCCAGCAGTGGCAGCAGCCTGGGCGGCTCCGACTCCCCTGTCTTTGACGGAGGCATTCTGGGGATGCCCCAGCCTCCCACTGCCCCGAGGCGACTCCCCATCTTCAATCGAATCTCCGTTTCTGAGTGA